The proteins below come from a single Candidatus Palauibacter australiensis genomic window:
- a CDS encoding cupin domain-containing protein, which yields MNGNRQAPGRVERHEGIITVRGGGRHRAWNGIEYKTGMWAENVGSGALSMNVAMIPPGGVARAHIHVDFEVMLYILEGRVRHEFGPRLEKTLDNEAGDFIFIEPGVPHEVFNLSDTEPVVAVVARSDAQEWENIVDFERPPPG from the coding sequence ATGAACGGAAACAGACAGGCGCCGGGGCGGGTGGAGCGGCACGAGGGGATCATCACGGTGCGGGGCGGCGGACGGCACCGGGCGTGGAACGGGATCGAGTACAAGACGGGGATGTGGGCGGAGAACGTCGGCTCGGGCGCGCTCTCCATGAACGTGGCGATGATCCCGCCGGGCGGCGTCGCCAGGGCGCACATCCATGTGGATTTCGAAGTGATGCTCTACATCCTCGAGGGACGCGTCCGGCACGAGTTCGGGCCGCGGCTGGAGAAGACGCTCGATAACGAGGCGGGCGACTTCATCTTCATCGAACCCGGCGTCCCCCACGAGGTGTTCAACCTCAGCGACACCGAGCCGGTCGTCGCCGTCGTCGCGCGCTCCGACGCCCAGGAGTGGGAAAACATCGTCGACTTCGAACGCCCCCCGCCCGGTTAG